From a region of the Falco peregrinus isolate bFalPer1 chromosome 5, bFalPer1.pri, whole genome shotgun sequence genome:
- the LOC129784475 gene encoding perilipin-3-like, protein MASEKSTKKDVLKAEEQQQVSAVNRVTSLPLLNSAFNLVSSAYNYTKETHPYLSGVCNVAETVAAVAVGSVVGGAQPILNQFEPQSK, encoded by the exons ATGGCATCAGAAAAGAGCACAAAGAAAGATGTGCTGAAGgctgaggaacagcagcaaGTG AGTGCTGTCAATCGGGTAACCAGCTTGCCCTTGCTCAACTCTGCATTTAACCTGGTCTCGTCTGCCTACAACTATACCAAGGAGACCCATCCTTACCTCAGTGGTGTCTGCAATGTGGCTGAGACTGTGGCTGCTGTTGCAGTAGGTAGCGTGGTTGGTGGGGCACAGCCCATCCTGAACCAATTTGAGCCACAAAGTAAGTGA
- the LOC129784474 gene encoding perilipin-3-like, which produces MDAACEAKEAMADKVTEAVDLTKNVVGDSVKMTRSMVTSTVNSAVGAAQGAKDLVTNKVTEAVDLSKHIVEDSVGLTKSAVASTIVSAVEAAQGAKDLVTNKVTEAVDLGKHIVEDSVGLTKSAVASTITAAVGAAQGAKDLVTNTVTEAMDLTKGAVQDGVEKTKSMVTSTVTTALDAAYGTITSKINTALEQSREAIQESVEMTNSVVTNSMSKAKAVSQAVAGGVGSVLGISEDLVDHYLPMTEEELGEKMLSWQL; this is translated from the coding sequence ATGGATGCTGCCTGTGAGGCAAAAGAAGCAATGGCTGATAAAGTGACTGAAGCTGTGGACCTAACTAAAAATGTTGTTGGGGACAGTGTCAAGATGACCAGGTCAATGGTCACCTCCACTGTTAACAGTGCTGTGGGGGCTGCCCAGGGTGCCAAGGACCTCGTGACTAACAAGGTGACCGAGGCAGTGGACCTCAGTAAACACATTGTGGAGGACAGTGTTGGACTGACCAAGTCTGCAGTCGCTTCTACTATTGTCAGTGCTGTagaggctgcccagggtgcCAAGGACCTCGTGACTAACAAGGTGACCGAGGCAGTAGACCTCGGTAAACACATTGTGGAGGACAGTGTTGGACTGACCAAGTCTGCAGTTGCTTCTACTATTACTGCTGCTGTAGGGGCTGCCCAGGGTGCAAAGGATCTTGTGACCAACACAGTGACTGAAGCAATGGACCTAACGAAAGGGGCTGTTCAAGATGGTGTTGAGAAGACCAAATCAATGGTCACTTCTACAGTCACTACAGCTCTGGATGCTGCATATGGCACCATTactagcaaaataaatacagccttggagcagagcagagaagctATCCAAGAGAGTGTGGAGATGACTAATTCAGTGGTGACCAACAGCATGAGCAAAGCCAAGGCAGTGAGCCAAGCAGTGGCAGGTGGTGTGGGATCTGTCCTGGGTATATCAGAAGATCTGGTGGATCACTACCTCCCAATGACAGAGGAGGAACTAGGTGAGAAAATGCTTAGCTGGCAGTTGTAA
- the LOC101912644 gene encoding perilipin-3: MWVHTSTYLSMTLPLPLPYSWEWSTAASLFLFPPGKLATAVEGFCMASVEEQKQQQSYFVRLGSLSNKVRHRAYQHSLNKLQCIKQSTQDTLSRLQLALKLIESVKQEVGQKLLDGQEKLHQLWVDWSLTQPKGNQVKTASQPEVESRTLAMLRIITQQLQPVYENLKASIQGLPSNIQEAVNQATRNIHKLHSSFSSAVSFQDLSSTTLTQSQDRVAEARRSLDDLFEYVTQNTPLNWLVGPFRAIAKVSQDSRKQKKDTVTDIKSSVLEEATSSKEMAKTPKEPKGANRTLGEGCEVLEKLEERAKKDTDVAEAAKEIKTNAPVEEV; this comes from the exons ATGTGGGTGCACACTTCAACCTATCTGTCAA TGACCTtacctcttcccctcccttACAGCTGGGAGTGGAGCACAGCTGCATCTCTGTTCTTGTTTCCTCCAGGTAAACTGGCCACCGCTGTCGAGGGATTTTGTATGGCTTCTGTGGAGgagcagaaacagcaacagagTTACTTTGTGCGTCTGGGTTCCCTCTCTAACAAAGTCCGCCACCGAGCCTACCAGCACTCCCTGAACAAACTGCAGTGCATTAAGCAAAGCACCCAGGATACTCTCTCACGACTACAGCTGGCATTAAAACTG ATTGAATCTGTGAAACAGGAGGTTGGCCAGAAGCTCCTGGATGGGCAGGAGAAGCTCCATCAGCTGTGGGTGGACTGGAGCCTGACCCAACCCAAAGGAAACCAAGTTAAAACTGCCTCCCAGCCAGAG GTAGAGTCACGGACTCTAGCTATGCTGCGTATCATCACCCAGCAGCTACAACCTGTTTATGAGAATCTGAAGGCCAGCATCCAAGGCCTCCCCAGCAACATCCAAGAAGCTGTGAATCAGGCCACTCGAAATATCCACAAGCTCCATAGttctttttccagtgctgtatCTTTCCAGGACCTCTCTAGCACCACCCTGACCCAGAGCCAGGACCGTGTGGCAGAGGCCCGGAGGTCCCTAGATGACCTTTTTGAGTATGTAACTCAGAACACCCCCCTAAACTGGCTTGTGGGTCCCTTCAGGGCAATAGCTAAAGTGTCACAGGatagcagaaagcagaagaaagataCAGTGACAGATATAAAATCATCTGTGTTGGAAGAGGCTACATCATCAAAGGAGATGGCTAAAACACCCAAAGAACCAAAGGGAGCAAACAGGACCCTGGGGGAAGGGTGTGAAGTGCTAGAGAAGCTGGAAGAGAGGGCAAAGAAAGACACAGACGTTGCAGAGgctgcaaaggaaataaaaacgAATGCACCAGTGGAAGAAGTCTGA
- the TICAM1 gene encoding TIR domain-containing adapter molecule 1 yields MAQSAELQPSFKDIFNILSQIPQDKLLSLKYKLKHLIFGPSSKLLQAMVLLTLGQETDARICLAALGDNRAAQYVQQTKLGAAGVQEDGEDLQPPQLDADARALLAQIYAVLAEEKLCSHEAMDKACQAATKACSASKETQEGTLNSTPPEDQEKHGSATGTGPGDKFQTLRSDAGVGLPQAASPNYVVRSSPVQIGGNSDFSGPRTLCSLGSPSFPSHFEISASPTVVFHTQPSSHKCVLQPSRLCQGSTSGAGQPDGDRVSHGLQETSWASRPNSPPRPDTGTQVPGPEKVLQVSSHHPSLPIPKTQQPTVGTGSQPVKNSDVSSTVAAEPQAPRENTDKKQDEKKLPTGLPASGATLDTAPAHKSMEDSSVPASIPSNSASASISASSLPPPPTYPFSSTLPYLLQGATSKSSYPPPLHSSPSPAWPPPLQSVEPAPTSEPDGGKFFTFVVLHASEDEIVAHRVKDRLENMGVPNGATLCEDFFIAGRSHMTCFQDAMENSAFIILLLTKNFPCNLCMFQTNTALMESILKPSKHDSVIPFVPKENPLERSQIPSILGGLMPLDENSPGFSRTVQNTFTTSRINERKAMWDLMQRRKLQLYRQQYQTLQNLTALHLGSLSQLPPSATRPQPLEQLPQEWCPPASTVPPAAYPPPPAGHPTAQMGPLPFQPLHLPSGHYNMMPGAGGNPSLIIQHARMVQIGDHNMMQVETVTPGPQDSEEETR; encoded by the coding sequence ATGGCACAGAGCGCCGAGCTCCAGCCAAGCTTCAAggacatttttaatattctatCCCAGATCCCACAAGATAAACTCCTTAGCCTCAAATATAAACTGAAGCACTTGATATTTGGGCCCAGCAGCAAATTACTGCAAGCCATGGTCCTGCTTACTCTGGGGCAAGAAACGGATGCAAGAATTTGTTTAGCTGCCTTGGGAGATAACCGGGCAGCCCAGTATGTCCAGCAGACCAAACTGGGTGCTGCAGGAGTGCAGGAAGATGGGGAGGATTTGCAGCCTCCCCAGCTGGATGCAGATGCCAGGGCACTTCTAGCACAGATCTACGCAGtgctggcagaagaaaaactgtgcAGTCATGAAGCCATGGACAAAGCCTGCCAGGCTGCCACCAAAGCCTGCAGTGCCAGCAAGGAAACTCAGGAGGGGACACTGAACAGCACCCCACCTGAGGACCAGGAAAAACATGGCTCTGCTACTGGCACCGGCCCAGGCGACAAATTTCAGACGCTGAGATCTGATGCGGGTGTAGGGCTTCCTCAGGCGGCCAGCCCAAACTACGTGGTGAGAAGTTCTCCCGTGCAGATTGGAGGCAACTCAGACTTTTCAGGCCCACGGACCTTGTGCTCCTTGGGGagtccctccttccccagtcACTTTGAGATCAGTGCGTCACCAACAGTTGTTTTTCACACCCAGCCTTCTTCCCACAAGTGTGTCCTCCAGCCCAGTCGGCTgtgccaagggagcaccagcgGTGCTGGGCAGCCTGACGGGGACCGAGTGAGCCATGGCCTGCAGGAAACAAGCTGGGCCAGCAGACCCAACTCTCCTCCCAGGCCGGACACAGGTACCCAAGTGCCTGGACCAGAGAAGGTTCTGCAGGTCAGTTCACATCATCCATCTCTCCCTattcccaaaacacagcagcccACAGTGGGTACTGGAAGCCAACCTGTCAAAAATAGTGATGTTTCCAGCACAGTGGCAGCAGAACCTCAGGCACcaagagaaaacacagacaaaaagcaagatgaaaagaaattaccCACAGGTCTTCCTGCCTCAGGAGCTACACTGGATACTGCTCCTGCCCACAAGTCCATGGAGGATTCCTCTGTTCCAGCAAGCATTCCTTCTAACTCTGCATCTGCTTCCATTTCagcctcttcccttcctcctcctcccacctaTCCCTTCTCCTCAACCCTTCCCTATCTTTTGCAGGGAGCAACTTCCAAGTCATCATatccccctcccctccactcatccccctctccagcctggccaCCTCCTCTCCAAAGTGTAGAACCAGCGCCCACATCAGAGCCAGATGGCGGAAAGTTCTTCACTTTTGTTGTCCTGCATGCTAGTGAAGATGAGATTGTTGCCCATCGGGTCAAGGACCGGCTGGAGAACATGGGGGTTCCCAACGGTGCCACACTTTGTGAGGACTTCTTCATTGCCGGACGCAGCCATATGACTTGCTTCCAGGATGCTATGGAAAACTCTGCTTTCATCATCCTTCTGCTGACCAAGAACTTCCCATGCAACCTGTGTATGTTTCAGACAAACACTGCTCTGATGGAGTCCATCCTGAAACCATCCAAGCACGACTCAGTCATCCCTTTTGTACCCAAGGAGAACCCTCTGGAGCGGAGCCAGATCCCCAGCATACTCGGCGGGCTGATGCCCTTGGATGAGAACTCTCCTGGGTTCTCCAGGACAGTGCAGAACACCTTTACCACCAGCAGGATCAATGAGAGGAAAGCCATGTGGGACCTGATGCAGAGAAGGAAACTACAGCTGTATCGGCAACAGTACCAAACACTGCAGAACTTAACTGCCCTGCACCTTggctccctttcccagctgcctccaTCAGCAACTCGGCCGCAGCCACTGGAGCAACTACCCCAAGAGTGGTGCCCCCCTGCTTCGACTGTCCCTCCTGCCGCATACCCACCTCCCCCTGCTGGTCACCCCACTGCTCAGATGGGTCCCCTTCCTTTCCAACCACTTCATCTCCCATCGGGCCACTACAACATGATGCCAGGGGCCGGAGGCAACCCGTCCCTCATCATTCAACATGCTCGAATGGTTCAGATTGGGGACCACAACATGATGCAGGTAGAAACTGTCACACCAGGTCCACAGGACAGTGAGGAAGAAACCAGGTAG